One part of the Vitis riparia cultivar Riparia Gloire de Montpellier isolate 1030 chromosome 8, EGFV_Vit.rip_1.0, whole genome shotgun sequence genome encodes these proteins:
- the LOC117919988 gene encoding protein POLYCHOME-like yields the protein MPESRDRMSRPEDIAELFLRRRSGILGILADGSERSSNLFGSPSRRETTTTTTTLGARGATGILASRGGGVGRGGFGTPRIGSGRGRGRAVYRSPLFGRENTPATGSGRRGRGRSGNSVLPSWYPRTPLRDITHVVRAIERRRARLREIDGQQIDIPIPQDISDVHDPILPPSSAQLEQDISMISPRPTSGMKLVPKTVGKVPKILLDITDQTGGGSDFLTPQKKLLNSIDTVEKAVMDELGKLKRTPSAKRAEREKRVRTLMSMR from the exons ATGCCGGAATCGAGAGACAGAATGTCGAGACCTGAAGACATCGCGGAGTTGTTCCTTCGCCGTCGGTCCGGCATTCTTGGGATTTTAGCAGATGGATCGGAGAGGAGCTCCAACTTGTTCGGGTCTCCTTCCCGGCGTGAGACTACGACGACGACAACGACGTTGGGTGCACGTGGAGCGACCGGAATCTTGGCATCGAGAGGGGGTGGGGTGGGAAGGGGCGGCTTTGGAACTCCAAGAATCGGAAGTGGACGTGGCCGTGGCCGGGCTGTGTACCGATCTCCTCTGTTTGGTCGAGAGAATACCCCGGCAACCGGAAGTGGTCGGCGAGGAAGAGGTCGTTCCGGAAATTCCGTGTTGCCATCTTGGTATCCAAGAACACCTCTTCGTGACATCACTCATGTTGTTCGG GCGATTGAAAGGAGAAGAGCTCGCTTGAGAGAAATTGACGGTCAGCAAATCGATATTCCAATCCCCCAGGATATTTCTGATGTTCATGACCCCATTTTGCCCCCATCTAGTGCTCAACTCGAGCAGGATATTTCTATGATCTCCCCAAGACCAACAAGCGGAATGAAGCTTGTTCCAAAGACTGTTGGTAAGGTGCCAAAGATTTTGCTTGATATCACCGATCAGACTGGTGGAGGATCAGATTTTCTCACACCCCAGAAGAAACTCCTCAATTCCATTGACACGGTTGAGAAGGCAGTGATGGACGAGCTCGGGAAATTGAAGCGAACGCCCAGTGCGAAGCGGGCCGAACGAGAGAAAAGGGTACGCACTTTGATGTCTATGCGTTGA